From the Primulina tabacum isolate GXHZ01 chromosome 3, ASM2559414v2, whole genome shotgun sequence genome, one window contains:
- the LOC142541093 gene encoding uncharacterized protein LOC142541093 isoform X2, which yields MKTVAVAIVAALLVVAAQLPLGIAFQSIVPAFLWSPHLDGMKEMIDYRTLSPRDLAKSVMAEGRWSNYLLQSVDMSRPRMADAALVDFLKDSFSNSNFSLAFPYVAASEEKVAVENTLMAEFADSCQNKMGINNIALMGSCLMESDNFDKLDDIHSVHDYVHSRMGNNSDGHTNLIVLCHRHSHSSQDSDQRHSESSILSKLLNVVEQFGAKYSVLYVSDPFRSIQPPSHQGLERFLAEANLESESSNSLACDGVCQIKSSLLEGILVAIVLLIILLSGLCCMMGIDTPTRFETPQDS from the exons atgaaaACAGTTGCGGTGGCAATAGTGGCGGCTTTGCTTGTTGTAGCCGCTCAACTTCCTCTTGGTATAGCTTTCCAATCAATTGTCCCCGCATTTCTGTGGTCCCCTCATTTAGATGG AATGAAAGAAATGATTGACTACAGGACTCTTTCTCCAAGAGATTTAGCCAAATCTGTGATGGCAGAAGGGAGGTGGTCGAACTATCTG CTACAATCTGTTGATATGTCCAGACCCAGAATGGCAGATGCAGCACTTGTAGACTTTCTCAAG GACTCCTTTTCAAACTCCAACTTCTCATTGGCATTCCCCTATGTAGCTGCATCAGAGGAAAAAGTGGCAGTTGAGAATACTCTGATGGCAGAGTTTGCCGATTCTTGTCAGAATAAAATGGGAATCAACAATATTGCTCTAATGGGATCTTGCTTAATGGAGAGTGATAATTTTGATAAACTAGACGATATTCACTCAGTTCAT GATTATGTGCACTCAAGGATGGGAAATAATTCAGATGGGCACACAAATCTGATTGTCTTATGCCATAGACATTCTCATTCATCACAAGATTCCGATCAACGACATTCTGAAA GTAGCATTCTGTCTAAACTTCTCAATGTCGTGGAGCAATTTGGTGCGAAATACTCGGTTCTTTATGTGTCGGATCCCTTTAGATCAATTCAGCCTCCATCTCATCAGGGTCTAGAAAGGTTTCTTGCTGAAGCCAACTTAGAAAGTGAATCATCTAACTCATTGGCCTGTGATGGAGTTTGCCAAATCAAGTCATCTCTTTTGGAGGGGATTCTTGTG GCAATTGTTTTGCTCATAATTTTGCTATCTGGGCTTTGCTGCATGATGGGAATTGATACTCCAACGAGGTTTGAGACTCCGCAGGATTCTTGA
- the LOC142541093 gene encoding uncharacterized protein LOC142541093 isoform X1 produces MKTVAVAIVAALLVVAAQLPLGIAFQSIVPAFLWSPHLDGMKEMIDYRTLSPRDLAKSVMAEGRWSNYLCSGEEAQESQKFTFLFVGTELQSVDMSRPRMADAALVDFLKDSFSNSNFSLAFPYVAASEEKVAVENTLMAEFADSCQNKMGINNIALMGSCLMESDNFDKLDDIHSVHDYVHSRMGNNSDGHTNLIVLCHRHSHSSQDSDQRHSESSILSKLLNVVEQFGAKYSVLYVSDPFRSIQPPSHQGLERFLAEANLESESSNSLACDGVCQIKSSLLEGILVAIVLLIILLSGLCCMMGIDTPTRFETPQDS; encoded by the exons atgaaaACAGTTGCGGTGGCAATAGTGGCGGCTTTGCTTGTTGTAGCCGCTCAACTTCCTCTTGGTATAGCTTTCCAATCAATTGTCCCCGCATTTCTGTGGTCCCCTCATTTAGATGG AATGAAAGAAATGATTGACTACAGGACTCTTTCTCCAAGAGATTTAGCCAAATCTGTGATGGCAGAAGGGAGGTGGTCGAACTATCTG TGCTCTGGAGAGGAAGCTCAAGAGTCTCAGAAATTTACCTTTCTTTTTGTTGGAACAGAG CTACAATCTGTTGATATGTCCAGACCCAGAATGGCAGATGCAGCACTTGTAGACTTTCTCAAG GACTCCTTTTCAAACTCCAACTTCTCATTGGCATTCCCCTATGTAGCTGCATCAGAGGAAAAAGTGGCAGTTGAGAATACTCTGATGGCAGAGTTTGCCGATTCTTGTCAGAATAAAATGGGAATCAACAATATTGCTCTAATGGGATCTTGCTTAATGGAGAGTGATAATTTTGATAAACTAGACGATATTCACTCAGTTCAT GATTATGTGCACTCAAGGATGGGAAATAATTCAGATGGGCACACAAATCTGATTGTCTTATGCCATAGACATTCTCATTCATCACAAGATTCCGATCAACGACATTCTGAAA GTAGCATTCTGTCTAAACTTCTCAATGTCGTGGAGCAATTTGGTGCGAAATACTCGGTTCTTTATGTGTCGGATCCCTTTAGATCAATTCAGCCTCCATCTCATCAGGGTCTAGAAAGGTTTCTTGCTGAAGCCAACTTAGAAAGTGAATCATCTAACTCATTGGCCTGTGATGGAGTTTGCCAAATCAAGTCATCTCTTTTGGAGGGGATTCTTGTG GCAATTGTTTTGCTCATAATTTTGCTATCTGGGCTTTGCTGCATGATGGGAATTGATACTCCAACGAGGTTTGAGACTCCGCAGGATTCTTGA